Below is a genomic region from Drosophila kikkawai strain 14028-0561.14 chromosome X, DkikHiC1v2, whole genome shotgun sequence.
tataaatttaatttgcgaGCAACTTCTTTATGCCTTGTCCTTATGGCTTACCTTATCCGGGTTGGGTGAATCCATAATCTGGCGCAGCTGATCGTTGTAGTGCTCCACAATGACCGTCTCCACGGCCACCGTACAGGCCATTGCCGCCTTTTCGCCCATTAAAGCGGTTCCAGCGCCCAGCATGAACCCGGCCACGTTCCACAGCGGCGTCATAATCGTGGGACGGACGCGATGCTGCTGAATGAGCTGCTCGAACTGCCGGCGatgctccttctcctgctcccACATGTGACCGATGGTCTTGCCCATGGGTCCGTTGCCCAGAATGGCCATTTGGCCGGCATAGATACGATCGGCGCCTAGTTCGCCGGCATGATCGACGCGTATGATTTCGTCGGTGAGGGTATTTGGACGCGGACGTAGTGGCGTTGTGGCTGGACCAGTGCCTGTGGCGGCAGCTCCTCCTGCCGTCGAGCTAAGGCAACGGGCGGGTAGCAGGCGGGGAAGTCCTTTCAGCATTGCGGCTATATAGAAGGATATATTAAAGACATGACTATATGTGGTATACTATAAATCTCTCTGCTCTCTGCCATCAGGTATTTGCAAGGACAAGTGCCAGAACGGCGGCAAGTGCATACAGAAGGACAAGTGTCAGTGCTCCAAGGGTTACTACGGCCTGCGCTGCGAGTATTGTGAGTAGAATTTATGGCTAGTTCGTTTTCCCCCATCCTAATCCTGATCCCTGGTGACAGCCAAGTGCGTGATACCGTGCAAGAACGAGGGCCGCTGCATCGGCAACAACAAGTGCCGCTGTCCCAATGGGCTTCGTGGCGATCACTGTGAGATAGGACGCAAGCAACGCTCCATCTGCAAGTGCCGCAACGGCGTCTGCCTCTCCCAGAAGCGCTGCAAGTGCCATCCGGGCTTCTATGGGCGTCACTGCAACGGCCGTAAGTGATCCAGCCAGCCTCTCTCCTGCGATCTTGCCTACAATTTCCCTTTCTCCTCCCATAATTACAGGCAAGCGGAGTCATGCCCACTGAGAGATAGCGGTGTTTAAGTGACCCAAAGTGGAGGCGCACGCACACCATCTATTGTAATCTTCATTAAACACTTGCTACACGATTTCtaataaaagcaacaacaacaacgacaacagcGACAAAAGGATGAATCGAAAATAATTCTAATTGtgataaaatttttttgtaatttaaacatttttaaataaaaacaaaatctaaaAGTTGACACGGCAGCGGGTGTTTATATTGGCGGTTTTTGTGTGTTAAACTTACCCATTGTGTGGCATGAGCTTTTCACAGGccacaaaatgcaaaaaatatagtaaaatataACGACGAATCCGGCGAAATGTCTGTTTTTGTTATGCACAAGCTAGGGATGGAAAAACATCGATAATACATGTTATCGATGTTTACGTTCGATATGTGGGAACGGATAATTTTGAagattgttattattttgagaagcctttttcttcctttttcctgccaacaacaaccacttgaTTGCAACAACCAcccctttacaacaacatctctacagcagcccatccaaatttcctaaaatttcCATGCGATTTTCCCGTTTCcctttgggcaaaaataataattggtataaactgttatatttcattgtatgcatttatacctatttgttgccgacaacaacagcttgatggcaacaacaacctttttaccacaacatccctacagcagcccatccatcaaaatatttaaaaaaattttaaaaattctaaaaaattgtccCCATACAATCCCAAGGCCCCCAAATAAATGCTAAACCACACAATTCCACAttgatttccctttttttattgACTTACATTTGTTTGttccatcaattacatttacacatttaaaatgtatttttaaatattccaatACTTTACGCCTGCTGGGCTTCAGTTagcccggagccaagatccgaCCACTGCCATTCGCTTGAGCTCCGCCATCCCAGTTGcttgctcctccagcttcacctCTGCCGATCCGATGATCATAAATCAACAATTACAATGATGACTAGGATGAACTTGTGCTTCGCGGATCGCTGTGTCGTTGGTCCTTTCCCTTGGTTCTTGGCCGGGGTGGGTGGTACTGATGACTaggagcgatggcgatggcaatgacgatggaaagtctgtaattcaacagagaaaaatagcaaatt
It encodes:
- the Coq7 gene encoding 5-demethoxyubiquinone hydroxylase, mitochondrial, with the translated sequence MAAMLKGLPRLLPARCLSSTAGGAAATGTGPATTPLRPRPNTLTDEIIRVDHAGELGADRIYAGQMAILGNGPMGKTIGHMWEQEKEHRRQFEQLIQQHRVRPTIMTPLWNVAGFMLGAGTALMGEKAAMACTVAVETVIVEHYNDQLRQIMDSPNPDKELLQTITKFRDEEQEHHDTGIDCGAEQAPFYQALTEVIKFGCKTAIAISKKI